From a single Drosophila sulfurigaster albostrigata strain 15112-1811.04 chromosome 3, ASM2355843v2, whole genome shotgun sequence genomic region:
- the LOC133843649 gene encoding restin homolog: MHKITDLKVDQLKFLLRGVDLPTSGTRAELIQRLIEHEGSTEIEMPQAASLASQQEDAIASQATAISKLEGEMRQLMEMMSQFMSVQRQNTSTVPSQQPLAMNSEIQSPDSNNVCSQGQQVINTARQASVKEIANTLPEFDPSDKNAITAKQFIDRVNKVVDAYNWDQKFLLLAIYTRLKGPAKMWLDSSPVVHTRWSNFAEALNDEFGIEPDEAEIHFTMANATRKSNETVKEYCFRMSALGVRYKLSEAAVIRYVRAGLQHRELQNSIAAIQFYSMKQLRDATENFFMNRNRFSENKRNMPPKDYSDNQKGEVNAKSAKQKEALKCYNCGESGHFANSCPKPPTKTRCSKCNKFHARNENCQSATVMRVGTLQPNMPFLKNIVVSSHCYVAFIDSGSEASIVRRSVAKEIKAVHSKCAMQIRGICGGSCISTEAIQLEIVIDGKSVSAKVYIVEDKILPEDFLLGQDVIVSAKLSFDFEKIQSSVNRAVPMSAELPCDNFPDLLLGNFEKQEVKDKMRALLEKLRAQNETLIADLQAIGSHDDKEIVELQQLIEQRTQQIEQLQLAQNTLRVDARITELELKEAHQKMAEMEEELTQYQRKAAQRLEELQKLQQEELTCNWVALTKYEEVKTQLIELQRSVEFYQESEKELKQTLVENELTARLLKKEVDESTLQASKAIVERTKAYNDKLQLEKRLEEMKVQLALLQDEQRLQQQQQQQQEYPHCSRINSIDASQSGYTSEDVPLQLANNKANANVYKVDDLILVENEPFGTDTSRKLEPRYKGQISSRRFATC, from the exons ACAGCTAATGGAGATGATGTCCCAGTTTATGAGCGTTCAAAGACAGAATACATCGACAGTTCCTAGCCAGCAACCGCTAGCAATGAATAGTGAAATTCAATCACCAGATTCAAACAATGTATGCAGTCAAGGTCAGCAAGTAATTAACACAGCGAGGCAAGCGTCAGTGAAAGAAATAGCGAATACCTTGCCAGAGTTCGACCCCAGTGACAAAAACGCCATCACTGCCAAACAATTCATTGATCGGGTAAACAAAGTAGTTGATGCCTACAATTGGGATCAGAAATTTTTGCTGCTCGCCATCTACACTCGCCTCAAGGGTCCTGCCAAGATGTGGCTCGACTCATCACCAGTGGTACATACCCGATGGAGTAACTTTGCCGAAGCTTTAAACGACGAGTTTGGTATCGAACCAGACGAAGCAGAGATCCACTTCACTATGGCCAATGCAACGAGAAAGTCGAACGAAACTGTTAAAGAATATTGTTTTCGTATGTCAGCCCTTGGTGTTCGGTATAAGCTTAGTGAAGCAGCGGTCATAAGGTACGTCAGAGCCGGTCTACAGCATCGAGAGTTGCAAAATAGCATTGCAGCGATTCAGTTTTATAGTATGAAGCAGCTACGGGATGCAACTGAAAACTTCTTCATGAACCGAAACCGTTTCAGCGAGAATAAGAGGAATATGCCACCAAAAGATTACAGCGACAATCAAAAAGGCGAGGTCAATGCTAAGTCAGCAAAGCAGAAGGAAGCTTTGAAATGCTATAATTGCGGAGAGTCGGGACACTTTGCCAATTCTTGTCCAAAgccaccaacaaaaacaagatgTTCCAAGTGCAATAAGTTTCATGCACGGAATGAGAATTGTCAGTCAGCAACTGTAATGCGCGTGGGCACCTTGCAACCAAACATGCCCTTCCTAAAGAATATTGTTGTCAGCTCGCACTGTTACGTCGCGTTCATTGATTCCGGAAGTGAGGCTAGTATTGTGCGCAGGTCAGTAGCCAAAGAAATTAAAGCCGTTCACAGCAAGTGTGCCATGCAAATCAGAGGCATTTGTGGAGGTTCATGTATCTCAACCGAAGCTATACAGTTGGAAATAGTCATCGATGGAAAAAGTGTTTCCGCCAAAGTTTACATTGTCGAAGATAAGATACTCCCAGAAGATTTTCTGTTGGGCCAAGACGTCATCGTAAGCGCTAAACTGTCATTCGATTTTGAGAAGATCCAGTCTAGTGTCAACCGAGCAGTACCGATGTCAGCAGAGCTTCCATGCGATAATTTTCCAGACTTACTTCTTGGTAATTTCGAGAAACAAGAAGTGAAGGACAAAATGCGTGCGTTGTTGGAAAAGCTTCGCGCACAAAACGAAACTTTGATTGCTGATCTGCAGGCAATTGGTAGTCATGATGATAAAGAAATAGTTGAGCTGCAGCAATTAATTGAACAGAGGACACAGCAGATTGAACAGCTGCAATTGGCGCAAAATACGTTACGTGTTGATGCACGGATCACTGAACTTGAACTGAAGGAAGCACATCAAAAGATGGCAGAAATGGAGGAAGAATTGACCCAATACCAACGTAAAGCGGCGCAGCGCTTGGAGGAACTGCAAAAGCTGCAGCAAGAAGAGTTGACTTGCAACTGGGTGGCATTGACCAAGTACGAGGAGGTTAAGACACAACTTATCGAGTTGCAGCGTTCCGTTGAGTTTTATCAAGAAAGTGAAAAGGAACTTAAGCAAACGCTTGTTGAAAATGAGCTGACTGCACGCTTGCTCAAAAAAGAAGTCGACGAGAGCACTTTACAAGCCTCCAAAGCTATCGTGGAACGTACAAAAGCATACAACGACAAATTACAGCTAGAGAAACGTTTGGAAGAAATGAAGGTGCAGCTGGCATTGCTGCAGGACGAGCAAagactgcagcaacagcagcagcagcagcaggaataTCCCCATTGTAGTCGTATCAATAGCATCGATGCCTCCCAATCGGGCTACACATCTGAGGATGTGCCATTGCAATTGGCCAATAATAAAGCCAACGCCAACGTATATAAAGTAGATGATCTTATTCTGGTCGAGAATGAGCCGTTTGGCACGGATACTTCCCGCAAATTGGAGCCTCGCTATAAAGGCC AGATATCTAGTCGAAGATTTGCCACATGTTAA